One Amycolatopsis sp. NBC_00355 genomic window carries:
- a CDS encoding glutamate ABC transporter substrate-binding protein: MRWRVLVSSALLLVTVAACGPAHVSPTDSVVARASATDHLTIGIRFDAPGLSEHTVDGRFVGFDVDVATFVAGELGVDAKDITWRETTSATRETDLASGTVDLVVATYSITDKRKQQVSFAGPYFTTGQDLLVRRTAADITGPETLNSRKLCSVTGSTPAQQVKDKFAQAVQLVEYPRYPDCVTALLAGQIDAVTTDGVILAGYVARDPELLKVVGKPFSKENYGVGLRKGDTQGVSKIDDAIGRMVSSGEWLRSLNANIGPSGYQLPPPPEVTEK; this comes from the coding sequence ATGCGGTGGCGCGTGCTGGTCTCTTCGGCGTTGCTGCTGGTCACGGTGGCCGCGTGCGGTCCCGCCCACGTTTCGCCGACCGACTCCGTGGTGGCCCGCGCCAGTGCCACGGATCACCTGACCATCGGTATCCGGTTCGACGCCCCGGGCCTGTCGGAGCACACCGTGGACGGCCGGTTCGTCGGTTTTGATGTCGACGTCGCAACTTTTGTGGCGGGTGAGCTCGGCGTCGACGCGAAGGACATCACGTGGCGCGAGACGACGTCGGCGACGCGGGAGACGGACCTCGCCTCCGGGACGGTCGACCTGGTCGTGGCGACCTATTCGATCACCGACAAGCGCAAGCAGCAGGTGTCGTTCGCCGGGCCGTACTTCACGACGGGGCAGGACCTGCTGGTCCGGCGCACGGCGGCCGACATCACCGGGCCGGAGACGCTCAACTCGCGCAAGCTCTGCTCGGTCACCGGCTCGACGCCCGCCCAGCAGGTCAAGGACAAGTTCGCCCAGGCCGTCCAGCTGGTCGAGTACCCGCGGTACCCGGACTGCGTGACGGCGTTGCTGGCCGGGCAGATCGACGCCGTGACGACCGACGGCGTGATCCTGGCAGGCTACGTCGCGCGGGACCCCGAGCTGCTGAAGGTCGTCGGGAAGCCGTTCTCGAAGGAGAACTACGGCGTCGGCCTGCGGAAGGGCGACACGCAGGGGGTGAGCAAGATCGACGACGCGATCGGCCGGATGGTCTCTTCGGGTGAATGGCTGCGCTCGCTCAACGCGAACATCGGCCCGTCCGGTTACCAGCTGCCCCCACCCCCTGAGGTCACCGAGAAGTGA
- a CDS encoding MauE/DoxX family redox-associated membrane protein: MLDAVGTLARLGLAAVWLVSGAVKLADPGQTLIAVQAYDVLPGALVNVVAVALPLVELVLGLFLLAGLATRWVAGAALVLLVVLIAGIAQSWARGLSIDCGCFGGGGQVAAGQTAYPQEILRDSGFALLAVWLLARPRTWLSIDGWLARGRGNSVEPGPDYSGIAEGN, encoded by the coding sequence GTGCTGGACGCCGTCGGCACGCTCGCCCGGCTCGGGCTGGCGGCCGTCTGGCTCGTTTCCGGTGCCGTGAAGCTGGCCGATCCGGGTCAGACGTTGATCGCCGTCCAGGCGTACGACGTGCTGCCCGGCGCCCTCGTGAACGTCGTGGCGGTCGCGCTGCCGCTCGTCGAGCTCGTGCTCGGGCTGTTCCTGCTCGCAGGCCTGGCGACCCGGTGGGTCGCCGGCGCCGCGCTGGTGCTGCTCGTGGTGCTCATCGCCGGCATCGCCCAGTCGTGGGCGCGCGGGCTGAGCATCGACTGCGGGTGCTTCGGCGGCGGCGGCCAGGTGGCGGCGGGGCAGACCGCGTACCCCCAGGAAATCCTCCGCGACTCCGGTTTCGCGCTGCTGGCCGTATGGCTGCTGGCGCGGCCGCGCACCTGGCTGTCGATCGACGGCTGGCTGGCGCGAGGTCGCGGGAACTCTGTCGAACCCGGGCCCGACTACTCGGGTATCGCGGAAGGGAATTGA
- a CDS encoding DsbA family protein, with product MAQARGASGDKRKWIIGIAAVVVVAALVIGGVIWTISDKNKTEGQVINPGQNTSALAADVTQTRDGVVVTVGKTGAKSSIDVYADFLCPICGTFEKNNKTQIEQAVNDGKLAVRYHMVPLLNDRSSPPGYSLDSANAALAAADAGKFLQFHDALYANQPEEGKRGYDKAQLIDLGKNVGITDPKFAQTVNAGTYNDQINAAFQQIENDPKLAQDFGGGQSGFGTPTVVSNGAIVNWQDQGWLGGVLG from the coding sequence GTGGCCCAGGCCAGGGGCGCGTCCGGGGACAAGCGGAAGTGGATCATCGGGATCGCCGCCGTGGTCGTCGTGGCCGCGCTCGTGATCGGCGGCGTGATCTGGACGATCTCCGACAAGAACAAGACCGAAGGCCAGGTCATCAACCCCGGCCAGAACACCAGCGCGCTGGCCGCCGACGTCACCCAGACGCGCGACGGCGTGGTGGTCACGGTCGGCAAGACCGGCGCGAAGTCGTCGATCGACGTCTACGCCGACTTCCTCTGCCCCATCTGCGGCACGTTCGAGAAGAACAACAAGACGCAAATCGAGCAGGCGGTCAACGACGGCAAGCTGGCGGTGCGCTACCACATGGTGCCGCTGCTCAACGACCGTTCGAGCCCGCCCGGCTACTCGCTCGACTCGGCGAACGCGGCGCTCGCCGCGGCCGACGCCGGCAAGTTCCTCCAGTTCCACGACGCGCTGTACGCGAACCAGCCCGAAGAGGGCAAGCGCGGCTACGACAAGGCGCAGCTGATCGACCTGGGCAAGAACGTCGGCATCACCGACCCGAAGTTCGCCCAGACGGTCAACGCCGGCACCTACAACGACCAGATCAACGCCGCGTTCCAGCAGATCGAAAACGACCCGAAGCTGGCGCAGGACTTCGGCGGCGGCCAGAGCGGTTTCGGCACACCGACGGTCGTGTCGAACGGTGCGATCGTCAACTGGCAGGACCAGGGCTGGCTCGGCGGGGTGCTCGGCTGA
- a CDS encoding C40 family peptidase — MTEHADLLVRHGLDTTNQFADKLRHDPAAISGARDGHVALQTSMGKTHDTASAQRVTLTSASSGSTTDRATATSKSLEQEVQDLLDESAEIERAVAEAAETLNLGQIKNDQVRDQIIKEISASMKALAAVKSIQPPESRGAASRDILMKLQTKISQLTGQAATFSEQTINQLTDIGTKLGGPEQTTSASSASDTKVGQSFNSNSGYSGGGSDSGGGGGGGVGGGGGGAVHKPRLPVAVPPQPGTGVGINLPGGKTVMAPNETAAKAVRNALSQLGVPYVWGGTARGQGLDCSGLTMTSYQDAGLQLPRTAAQQTVGAEVPSIDQLLPGDLVVWSGHVAMVIGDGQMVEAGDPVQISKIRTTNAGQSFIGFYRPTG, encoded by the coding sequence GTGACCGAGCACGCCGACCTGCTCGTCCGGCACGGCCTGGACACCACGAACCAGTTCGCGGACAAACTGCGCCACGACCCGGCCGCGATCAGCGGCGCACGCGACGGGCACGTCGCGCTGCAGACGTCGATGGGCAAGACCCACGACACCGCGTCGGCGCAGCGCGTCACCCTGACTTCGGCCAGTTCCGGCTCGACGACCGACCGCGCCACCGCGACGTCCAAGAGCCTGGAGCAGGAAGTCCAGGACCTGCTCGACGAGAGCGCCGAGATCGAGAGGGCCGTCGCCGAGGCGGCCGAGACGCTGAACCTGGGCCAGATCAAGAACGACCAGGTCCGCGACCAGATCATCAAGGAGATCTCGGCGTCGATGAAGGCGCTGGCGGCCGTCAAGAGCATCCAGCCGCCGGAGAGCCGCGGCGCCGCGTCGCGCGACATCCTGATGAAGCTGCAGACCAAGATCAGCCAGCTGACCGGCCAGGCCGCGACGTTCAGCGAGCAGACCATCAACCAGCTCACCGACATCGGCACCAAGCTCGGTGGCCCGGAACAGACGACGTCGGCGAGCAGCGCGTCCGACACCAAGGTCGGCCAGTCCTTCAACAGCAACAGCGGGTACTCCGGCGGCGGTTCCGATAGCGGGGGCGGCGGCGGTGGGGGAGTCGGCGGCGGTGGTGGCGGCGCCGTGCACAAGCCGCGGCTGCCGGTCGCGGTCCCGCCGCAGCCCGGCACCGGCGTCGGCATCAACCTGCCCGGCGGCAAGACCGTCATGGCGCCCAACGAAACCGCCGCGAAGGCCGTGCGCAACGCGCTTTCCCAGCTGGGCGTGCCGTACGTCTGGGGTGGCACCGCGCGCGGCCAGGGCCTCGACTGCAGCGGCCTGACCATGACGTCGTACCAGGACGCGGGCCTGCAGTTGCCGCGGACGGCGGCGCAGCAGACGGTCGGCGCCGAGGTGCCCTCGATCGACCAGCTGCTGCCCGGCGACCTGGTCGTCTGGTCCGGGCACGTGGCGATGGTGATCGGCGACGGCCAGATGGTCGAGGCCGGCGACCCGGTCCAGATCAGCAAGATCCGCACCACGAACGCGGGACAGTCGTTCATCGGGTTCTACCGGCCGACGGGGTAA
- a CDS encoding YbaB/EbfC family DNA-binding protein, with translation MADFDMDLAASRVAEQADRAGAEASARFERSGPVVGKAASGDGAIEVQVAPGGLLTGLTIHRSALRHGSSVIADQILELAQRATRRAGDRMYHALAPVVDASQLETLGYEPIPDDDPDAESVSYGR, from the coding sequence GTGGCTGACTTCGACATGGATCTGGCCGCGTCCCGCGTCGCCGAGCAGGCGGACCGCGCGGGCGCGGAGGCTTCCGCGCGCTTCGAGCGCTCGGGCCCGGTGGTGGGCAAGGCGGCCTCCGGCGACGGCGCCATCGAGGTCCAGGTCGCGCCCGGCGGGCTGCTCACGGGCCTGACGATCCACCGCTCCGCGCTGCGGCACGGGTCGTCGGTGATCGCCGACCAGATCCTCGAGCTGGCCCAGCGCGCGACCCGCCGCGCGGGCGACCGGATGTACCACGCGCTGGCCCCGGTCGTGGACGCGTCGCAGCTGGAAACCCTGGGCTACGAACCGATCCCGGACGACGACCCGGACGCCGAGTCCGTCTCCTACGGAAGGTGA
- a CDS encoding YbaB/EbfC family nucleoid-associated protein — MPTTRQLISQARAREEALAKVDELLASASGTAHDLDGQVEVTVDARGKLLRVWLAPSAVNLGERLGPLVVEIAQAAMREATQDGYNKVALLLGEDMTFMIEQMTGLPAPARAEDDDPGMTVAEFQRLREERLGSAPPAASAAPAPASSVEDEDAYWDTFDPASLRSDR, encoded by the coding sequence ATGCCCACGACGCGTCAGCTGATTTCCCAGGCCCGGGCCCGCGAAGAGGCGCTGGCCAAGGTGGACGAGCTGCTCGCATCGGCGTCCGGCACGGCCCACGACCTCGACGGCCAGGTCGAGGTGACGGTCGACGCCCGCGGCAAGCTCCTGCGGGTGTGGCTGGCACCGTCGGCGGTGAACCTGGGTGAGCGTCTCGGGCCGTTGGTGGTGGAGATCGCCCAGGCGGCCATGCGCGAGGCGACCCAGGACGGCTACAACAAGGTCGCGCTGCTGCTGGGCGAGGACATGACGTTCATGATCGAGCAGATGACGGGCCTGCCCGCGCCGGCCCGAGCCGAGGACGACGACCCGGGCATGACGGTGGCGGAGTTCCAGCGGCTGCGCGAGGAACGCCTCGGCTCCGCTCCTCCCGCAGCTTCTGCTGCTCCCGCTCCCGCTTCGAGTGTCGAGGACGAAGACGCGTACTGGGACACGTTCGACCCGGCTTCCCTGCGCTCGGACCGCTGA
- a CDS encoding glycoside hydrolase family 3 protein has translation MGLGRGLAIGTLAVGLLVTSETPALAGNGPAYKDSWRPVKVRVADLLGRMSLDDKLGQMMQAERLGVKSPADVTTGRLGSLLSGGSSQPTPNTPVTWADMYDGFQKAALATPLGIPLVYGVDAVHGHNGVYGATVFPHNIGLGASRDPRLVQKIGRATAEEVSGTGIDWDFAPCLCVARNDRWGRTYESFGEVPQLATEMSTVITGLQGTRLDQPGSVMATAKHYVGDGGTTGGVNEGNTEISEQELRTVHLPPFKAAVDRGVGSVMISYSSWNGVKMHAGSYLINDVLKKELGFKGIVVSDYNGIDKIDGKTGFTPEEVEASINAGIDMVMVPYNWQTFIDTLRTLVQQGRVPLSRIDDANRRILTKKFELGLFEHPLTDRRFLKTIGSKDHRDLARQAVRESQVLLKNDHHVLPLSKHGKIFVAGKNADDMGNQSGGWTVGWQGTSGPVIPGTTILQGIRSSSSKVTYAKDGTGIDQSYDVAVAVVGETPYAETKGDRPQGMGLDETDLATLQKLKDSGVPTVVVLVSGRPLDIAAQVRDWAGLVESWLPGSEGAGVADVLFGDYNPTGKLPVTWMRSAGQQPINVGDGRPALFPFGYGLHYPRHW, from the coding sequence ATGGGTCTCGGACGCGGACTGGCCATCGGCACACTGGCCGTCGGGCTGCTGGTGACGTCGGAAACCCCCGCCCTCGCCGGGAACGGCCCGGCGTACAAGGACTCCTGGCGGCCCGTCAAGGTCCGGGTGGCCGATCTGCTCGGCCGCATGTCGCTCGACGACAAGCTCGGCCAGATGATGCAGGCCGAACGCCTCGGCGTGAAATCCCCGGCCGACGTCACCACCGGGCGTCTCGGCTCGCTGCTCTCCGGCGGCAGCTCGCAGCCGACGCCGAACACGCCGGTGACCTGGGCCGACATGTACGACGGCTTCCAGAAGGCCGCGCTCGCGACGCCGCTGGGCATCCCGCTCGTCTACGGTGTCGACGCCGTCCACGGCCACAACGGCGTCTACGGCGCGACTGTCTTCCCGCACAACATCGGCCTCGGCGCGTCGCGCGATCCGCGGCTGGTGCAGAAGATCGGCCGCGCCACCGCGGAAGAGGTCTCCGGCACCGGCATCGACTGGGACTTCGCGCCCTGCCTGTGCGTCGCCCGCAACGACCGCTGGGGCCGCACCTACGAGTCGTTCGGCGAGGTCCCGCAGCTGGCCACCGAGATGTCGACGGTCATCACCGGCTTGCAGGGAACGAGACTCGACCAGCCCGGTTCGGTCATGGCCACCGCCAAGCACTACGTCGGCGACGGCGGCACGACCGGCGGCGTCAACGAGGGCAACACCGAGATCAGCGAGCAGGAACTGCGCACGGTCCACCTGCCGCCGTTCAAGGCCGCCGTCGACCGCGGGGTCGGCTCGGTGATGATCTCCTACAGCAGCTGGAACGGCGTCAAGATGCACGCCGGCTCGTACCTGATCAACGACGTCCTCAAGAAGGAACTGGGCTTCAAGGGGATCGTCGTCTCGGACTACAACGGCATCGACAAGATCGACGGCAAGACCGGCTTCACCCCGGAAGAGGTCGAGGCCTCGATCAACGCCGGCATCGACATGGTGATGGTGCCGTACAACTGGCAGACGTTCATCGACACGCTGCGCACACTGGTGCAGCAGGGCCGGGTGCCGCTGTCGCGCATCGACGACGCGAACCGCCGCATCCTCACCAAGAAGTTCGAGCTCGGCCTGTTCGAGCACCCGCTGACCGACCGGCGGTTCCTGAAGACCATCGGCAGCAAGGACCACCGCGATCTGGCCCGCCAGGCCGTCCGGGAATCCCAGGTGCTGCTGAAGAACGACCACCACGTGCTGCCGCTCTCGAAGCACGGAAAGATCTTCGTGGCGGGCAAGAACGCGGACGACATGGGCAACCAGTCCGGCGGCTGGACGGTCGGCTGGCAGGGCACCAGCGGTCCGGTCATCCCCGGCACCACGATCCTGCAGGGCATCAGGAGCAGCTCCTCGAAGGTGACCTACGCCAAGGACGGCACGGGGATCGACCAGAGCTACGACGTCGCCGTCGCGGTCGTGGGGGAAACGCCCTACGCCGAAACGAAGGGCGACCGTCCACAAGGGATGGGCCTGGACGAGACAGACCTTGCGACGCTGCAGAAGCTGAAGGACTCCGGCGTGCCGACGGTCGTCGTCCTGGTGTCCGGGCGGCCGCTCGACATCGCTGCGCAGGTGAGGGACTGGGCCGGGCTCGTCGAGTCGTGGCTGCCGGGCAGCGAGGGCGCCGGTGTCGCCGACGTCCTCTTCGGCGACTACAACCCGACCGGGAAGCTGCCGGTGACCTGGATGCGCAGCGCCGGCCAGCAGCCGATCAACGTCGGCGACGGCCGGCCCGCGCTGTTCCCGTTCGGCTACGGCCTCCACTACCCCCGCCATTGGTGA
- a CDS encoding ThuA domain-containing protein: protein MPSRTRRPLIRILAFFAALLGLSLGSPAAPVAHAATPFKVLAFYSGTYDAAHISFEKEANVWFPQQAAANGFTYTSTTNWNQLTSITPDQYQVVLFLDDQPQSQAQFQGFQRYMQAGGGFYGFHVTAYNDSSTPSYANWFHNDFLGTGRFTTNTWGPTPETLKIENRTHPSTVNLPATIRSSTSEWYAWQNDLRQNSNITILASMDQSTFPIGTDPSQTWNSGYYPISWTNKNYKMIYSNFGHNAMNYDTNTALSSTFESADQNRFLLDGLKWLGGGGTTTPPPDGSIDPSAWYAVSNKANGKCVDARAAASANGTVIQQYACNGTTAQQFQFAPTSGGYDRINNRNNAAQVIDVANVATTDNAGLQLWAYGGGDNQQWQPVSEGSGYYHFAVRHTGKCLTVPASSTADSVQLVQSTCNGSAAQSFKVG, encoded by the coding sequence ATGCCGTCCAGAACCCGCCGCCCCCTGATCCGGATACTGGCGTTCTTCGCCGCGCTGCTGGGGCTCAGCCTCGGCAGCCCGGCGGCCCCCGTCGCGCACGCCGCGACGCCGTTCAAAGTGCTCGCCTTCTACAGCGGCACCTACGACGCCGCGCACATCAGCTTCGAAAAAGAGGCCAACGTCTGGTTCCCGCAGCAGGCGGCGGCCAACGGCTTCACCTACACCTCGACGACCAACTGGAACCAGCTGACGTCCATCACCCCGGACCAGTACCAGGTCGTGCTGTTCCTCGACGACCAGCCGCAATCGCAGGCGCAGTTCCAGGGCTTCCAGCGGTACATGCAGGCCGGCGGCGGGTTCTACGGCTTCCACGTCACGGCCTACAACGACAGCTCGACGCCGTCGTACGCCAACTGGTTCCACAACGACTTCCTCGGCACCGGCCGGTTCACCACGAACACGTGGGGCCCGACGCCGGAGACGCTGAAGATCGAGAACCGCACGCACCCGTCGACGGTGAACCTGCCGGCGACGATCAGGTCCTCGACGTCCGAGTGGTACGCCTGGCAGAACGACCTGCGCCAGAACAGCAACATCACCATCCTGGCGTCGATGGACCAGTCCACGTTCCCGATCGGCACCGACCCGAGCCAGACCTGGAACAGCGGGTACTACCCGATTTCGTGGACCAACAAGAACTACAAGATGATCTACTCGAACTTCGGCCACAACGCGATGAACTACGACACGAACACCGCGCTGTCGTCGACGTTCGAGAGCGCCGACCAGAACCGGTTCCTGCTCGACGGCCTCAAGTGGCTCGGTGGCGGCGGCACGACCACCCCGCCGCCGGACGGCTCGATCGACCCGTCGGCCTGGTACGCCGTGTCGAACAAGGCGAACGGCAAGTGCGTCGACGCGCGGGCCGCGGCCAGCGCCAACGGCACCGTGATCCAGCAGTACGCCTGCAACGGCACCACGGCGCAGCAGTTCCAGTTCGCGCCGACCAGCGGCGGGTACGACCGGATCAACAACCGGAACAACGCCGCCCAGGTCATCGACGTCGCGAACGTGGCGACGACCGACAACGCCGGCCTGCAGCTGTGGGCCTACGGCGGCGGTGACAACCAGCAGTGGCAGCCGGTGTCGGAAGGCAGCGGGTACTACCACTTCGCCGTCCGGCACACGGGCAAGTGCCTGACCGTGCCGGCATCGTCCACAGCGGACAGTGTCCAGCTGGTCCAGTCGACGTGCAACGGCAGCGCGGCGCAGTCGTTCAAGGTCGGCTAG
- a CDS encoding PepSY-associated TM helix domain-containing protein — protein sequence MTAEAPALTRTDPPKRAVRRWYRRKPVRRALVVTHRWTSLVLGLLLVLETTAGVILLYRAEYFRATHGDFYAHTESAHPLGPQQARDLVKQAHPEFAAAWVSNDGGIIAVGDTDYTTAYAVDPGSGHITGPQKLTDGVMGWLTNLHDCAFTCKDDPGYVSWLAAPVPSIGFAWPPGTNWGLLILVVLGLLMILLAITGIVVWWPGFKKFSHGFRVRLGKGRFARDYDLHNVIGLVSVPFVLMWGVTGAAFYLPPVENAWLAITGGTTPDEAKYSFTANPAAPGTPEIGIDQASSAALAASPGTVRYLVPPAEGTDYYSVSIADDGYQPYGARAFFGGDRTVYVDSHDATHVSSVDAAPEPTANRFYSKVFEAAHFGWLVDGWWRLVWVVLGLAPLALMLTGISTWLFRLGTKRRRRKARRA from the coding sequence ATGACTGCCGAAGCACCTGCTCTGACCAGGACCGATCCACCAAAACGCGCGGTACGGCGCTGGTACCGGCGCAAGCCCGTACGACGCGCGCTGGTCGTCACGCACCGGTGGACGTCGCTGGTGCTCGGGCTGCTGCTGGTCCTCGAGACCACCGCCGGGGTCATCCTGCTCTACCGCGCCGAGTACTTCCGGGCCACGCACGGCGACTTCTACGCGCACACCGAGAGCGCGCACCCGCTCGGCCCGCAGCAGGCGCGCGACCTCGTCAAGCAGGCGCACCCGGAGTTCGCCGCGGCCTGGGTGAGCAACGACGGCGGGATCATCGCCGTCGGCGACACCGACTACACCACGGCCTACGCCGTCGACCCCGGCAGCGGGCACATCACCGGGCCGCAGAAGCTCACCGACGGCGTCATGGGCTGGCTGACGAACCTGCACGACTGCGCGTTCACCTGCAAGGACGATCCGGGGTACGTGTCGTGGCTGGCCGCGCCGGTGCCGTCGATCGGCTTCGCCTGGCCGCCCGGCACCAACTGGGGCCTGCTGATCCTGGTCGTCCTCGGGCTGCTGATGATCCTGCTGGCGATCACCGGGATCGTCGTCTGGTGGCCGGGGTTCAAGAAGTTCTCGCACGGCTTCCGCGTCCGGCTCGGCAAGGGCCGCTTCGCGCGCGACTACGACCTGCACAACGTGATCGGCCTCGTGTCGGTGCCGTTCGTGCTGATGTGGGGCGTCACCGGCGCCGCCTTCTACCTGCCGCCGGTGGAAAACGCGTGGCTCGCGATCACCGGCGGCACCACGCCGGACGAGGCGAAATACAGCTTCACGGCGAACCCGGCCGCGCCCGGCACCCCGGAGATCGGCATCGACCAGGCGTCGTCGGCCGCGCTGGCCGCGTCTCCCGGCACCGTCCGCTACCTCGTCCCGCCCGCCGAGGGCACGGACTACTACTCGGTGTCGATCGCGGATGACGGCTACCAGCCCTACGGCGCCCGCGCGTTCTTCGGCGGCGACCGCACGGTGTACGTCGACAGCCACGACGCCACCCACGTGTCCTCTGTGGACGCTGCCCCGGAGCCGACGGCCAACCGCTTCTACAGCAAGGTCTTCGAGGCCGCGCACTTCGGCTGGCTCGTCGACGGCTGGTGGCGGCTCGTCTGGGTCGTCCTCGGCCTGGCGCCCCTCGCGCTGATGCTCACCGGCATCTCGACGTGGCTCTTCCGCCTGGGCACGAAACGCCGTCGCCGCAAAGCACGCCGGGCGTGA
- a CDS encoding family 1 glycosylhydrolase, which yields MRRSSVLVVLTVLAGLLAGTSPAVAVTQPFFWGVATSGYQAEGSAPDSNWRRYEQAKTSSIKEPYRESVDFRHNYVADIDRAKQLGVNVFRFSVEWARIEPRPGQVDETELAYYDDVVRHVLDAGMRPMITLDHWVYPGWVADQGGWDSDRTVDAWLANARRVVDRYKGLGALWITINEPTVYLQNETANGGLAGWKLPWAQARLVRVHRAAYDLIHQLDPGALVSSNTAYVPAVQGVLDASFLDQVRDKLDFAGLDYYYGASLDNLSAIHAASGEFWKVTPQPDGIYYALRYYARKFPGLPLYVVENGMPTDNGNARPDGYTRSDHLRDHIYWVQRAKADGMNVIGYNYWSLTDNYEWGSYQPRFGLYTVDAATDPSLTRRPTDAVTTYRQLIDGHGVPAGYTPVRPPGFCSVVDGLGSCLDPARYPGPLAPLS from the coding sequence ATGCGGCGCAGCTCAGTCCTCGTGGTCCTGACGGTGCTCGCGGGTCTTCTCGCGGGGACGTCGCCGGCGGTCGCCGTCACCCAGCCGTTCTTCTGGGGTGTCGCGACCTCGGGTTACCAAGCGGAGGGTTCGGCACCCGACAGCAACTGGCGCCGCTACGAGCAGGCGAAGACGTCGTCGATCAAGGAGCCCTACCGCGAGTCCGTCGACTTCCGGCACAACTACGTGGCGGACATCGACCGCGCGAAGCAACTCGGCGTGAACGTGTTCCGCTTCAGCGTCGAGTGGGCCCGGATCGAACCCCGCCCGGGCCAGGTCGACGAGACCGAGCTGGCGTACTACGACGACGTCGTCCGGCACGTCCTCGACGCCGGGATGCGGCCGATGATCACCCTCGACCACTGGGTCTACCCCGGCTGGGTCGCCGACCAGGGCGGCTGGGACAGCGACCGCACGGTCGACGCCTGGCTGGCCAACGCCCGCCGCGTCGTCGACCGCTACAAGGGCCTCGGCGCGCTGTGGATCACGATCAACGAGCCGACCGTCTACCTGCAGAACGAGACCGCCAACGGCGGGCTCGCCGGGTGGAAGCTGCCGTGGGCGCAGGCCCGGCTGGTGCGCGTCCACCGTGCCGCGTACGACCTGATCCACCAGCTGGATCCCGGCGCGCTCGTGTCCAGCAACACCGCGTACGTCCCGGCGGTGCAGGGGGTGCTGGACGCGTCGTTCCTCGATCAGGTGCGCGACAAGCTCGACTTCGCCGGCCTGGACTACTACTACGGCGCGAGCCTCGACAACCTCAGCGCGATCCACGCGGCGAGCGGCGAGTTCTGGAAGGTGACACCGCAGCCGGACGGGATCTACTACGCGCTGCGGTACTACGCGCGGAAGTTCCCGGGGCTGCCGCTGTACGTCGTCGAGAACGGCATGCCGACCGACAACGGCAACGCGCGCCCGGACGGCTACACGCGCTCGGACCACCTGCGTGACCACATCTACTGGGTGCAGCGCGCGAAGGCCGACGGCATGAACGTGATCGGCTACAACTACTGGAGCCTCACCGACAACTACGAGTGGGGCAGCTACCAGCCCCGCTTCGGTCTGTACACAGTGGACGCCGCCACCGACCCGTCGCTGACCCGGCGCCCGACGGACGCGGTCACGACGTACCGCCAGCTGATCGACGGCCACGGCGTCCCGGCCGGCTACACGCCGGTGCGGCCGCCGGGCTTCTGCTCGGTCGTCGACGGCCTGGGCAGCTGCCTCGACCCCGCGCGCTACCCAGGCCCGCTGGCCCCGCTTAGCTGA